The DNA sequence CAAGGGCAAGAGCGAGGGGAACGCCTCGATGAAGGATATCCTCGGGGGAAAAGGGGCGAACCTCGCGGAGATGGCCAGGATCGGAATCCCGGTCCCGCCCGGGTTCACCATCTCAACCGAGGTCTGCCGCTATTACGCCGAGGAGCATCCGGGTGAGTACCCGCCCGGATTGAAGGAACAGGTCGAGGAGAACATGCGCAAGCTCGAAGCCGAGACCGGGATGCGGTTCGGGGATCCGGACAACCCGCTCCTCGTCTCGGTCCGCTCCGGAGCAGCGGTCTCCATGCCCGGGATGATGGACACGGTCCTCAACCTCGGCCTGACCGACGAGACGGTGCAGGGACTCGCGCGCAAGACCGGGAACGCCCGGTTCGCCTACGACGCCTACCGGCGGCTCGTGCAGATGTACGGGGACGTCGTCCTCGGCCTGAAGCCCGAGTCCGAGAAGGAGCTCGATCCGTTCGAGCAGATCATCGACGCCCTGAAGAAGAAGCGCGGGGTTGAGCTCGACACCGATCTCACCGCCGACGACCTGAAGGAGCTCGCCGAGTCGTTCAAGCAGGTGATCAAGGACAAGCTCGGGGTGGAGTTTCCCCAGGATCCGAACGAGCAGCTGTGGGGGGCGATCGGGGCGGTGTTCGGCTCGTGGAACAACCCGCGGGCGATCAAGTACCGCGAGATCAACGACATCCACGGCCTGATCGGAACCGCGGTGAACGTGCAGGCGATGGTGTTCGGAAACATGGGCGAGAACTCCGGCACCGGGGTCGCGTTCACCCGCAACCCGGCGACCGGTGAGAACGAGTTCTACGGTGAGTACCTGCTGAACGCCCAGGGGGAGGACGTCGTCGCCGGGATCCGCACCCCGCAGCCGATCTCCACGCTGAAGGAGCAGATGCCGCAGGTCTACCAGGAGCTCCTCGAGATCCGCGAGATCCTGGAGGAACACTATCGCGACATGCAGGACATCGAGTTCACCATCCAGGAAGGGAAGCTCTACCTCCTCCAGACGCGGACCGGGAAGCGGACCGCGGCGGCCGCGGTGCGGATCGCGGTCGACATGGTGAACGAGGGGAAGATCACCAAGGAGGAGGCGCTCATGCGCGTCACTCCGGCCCACATCGACCAGCTCCTCCATCCGACATTCGATCCGGAGGCGGAGAAAAAGGCCGTGCTGCTCACCAAGGGGCTCCCGGCAAGCCCGGGCGCGGCGACCGGAGCGGTCGTATTCTCCGCCGAGGCGGCGGAGGCAGCGGCCAAGCAGGGGAAGAAGGTGATCCTCGTCCGGATCGAGACCTCACCTGAGGACATCGGTGGGATGAACGCCGCGCAGGGGATCCTCACCGCCCGCGGCGGGATGACGAGCCACGCCGCCGTCGTCGCCCGCGGGATGGGGAAGTGCTGCGTCGCTGGGGCAGGAGATCTGGTGATCGACTACGCGAAGGGCGAGTTCACCGTCAACGGGCACACAGTGAAGGAAGGGGACTCGATCAGCCTGAACGGCTCCACCGGCGCCGTCTACCTGGGAGAGGTTCCGACAATTGAGCCGGAGCTGTCGGGGAACTTCGGCACCATCCTCACCTGGGCCGACGAGGTCCGGCGCCTCGGGGTGCGCACCAACGCCGATACCCCGCACGACGCCGCCCAGGCGGTGAAGTTCGGCGCAGAAGGGATCGGGCTCTGCCGCACCGAACACATGTTCTTCGAGGGAGATCGGATCATCGCCGTGCGCGAGATGATCCTCGCCGACGACGAGGCCGGTCGGCGCAAGGCGCTCGCCAAGCTCCTCCCGATGCAGCGCGGCGATTTCGAGGGGATCTTCCGCGCCATGGGGGCCCGCCCGGTGACGATCAGGCTTTTGGACCCGCCGCTGCACGAGTTCCTCCCGCACGATGCTGAAGGACAGCGCGAAGTCGCGCAGGCGATGGGAATCCCGGTGGAAAAAATCAAGGAGAAGGTGGAGGCGCTGCACGAGTTCAACCCGATGCTCGGGCACCGCGGCTGCCGGCTCGGGATCACCTATCCGGAGATCACCGAGATGCAGGCCCGTGCGATCATCGAGGCGGCGTGCACCGTGTACAAGGAGGGGATCAAGGTCCATCCCGAGATCATGGTCCCGCTCGTGGGAAACGTCAAGGAGCTCGAGCTGCAGCGGGCGGTGATCGACAAGACTGCACAGGAGGTCCTCAAGGAACAGGGCCTCACCACCGATGACATCCCGTACAAGGTGGGGACGATGATCGAGGTCCCGCGTGCCGCGGTCACCGCCGACGAGATCGCCCGCGAGGCGGAGTTCTTCAGCTTCGGGACGAACGACCTCACCCAGATGGGGTGTGGATTCTCCCGCGACGACGCCGGCAAGTTCCTGAAGGAGTACGTCGCCAAGGGGATCTACGAGTACGATCCGTTCCAGGTCCTCGACCAGGACGGAGTGGGCAAGCTCGTCAAGATGGCGTGCGAGCTCGGACGCAAGACCCGGCCGGACATCCACCTCGGGATCTGCGGCGAGCACGGAGGTGAACCGCGGTCGATCGCGTTCTGCCACCGCGTTGGGCTCGATTACGTGAGCTGCAGTCCGTACCGCGTCCCGGTGGCGCGCCTCGCCGCGGCACAGGCGGCGCTCGCCGACAAGTAGCGACACTATTGGCACCTGATAACAACGGAGGCTGGGAGATCCCGGCCTCTTTTTTTGGTGCACCGTGGAGACGCAGAGGACGCTGAGACTGGGGTTTCCGATGAGTCCACGCTCTTGCGCAGGATTATCCCTTTGCCGTGCTTTCAGCATCTCTGCGGTAAAATCCTACCCGTCGAGAAGGTGGTGAGTTGACGAAAGAAGAGACGATCGTAGTAGCGGGGATCGGTAAGGTGAGGATCCGCCTCGTTCCGACCGAGGAGGAGCTCGTGCAGGCGGAGCGGGCCAAGCGGGCGCGCGGGTTCTTCCTCTCCCTCGTCGAGTCCCTCTTGATCGAGCCTGAGTATGTCAAAGAAGACTGGGTCAAGCTCCCAGAAGAGGCACTCCGCCCTCTTGCCCGTTTGATCGCACAGGCGAACGGGCTCGACCCGTACTTCAAGCCGAAGAAGGAAAAGCCTTTCTACAACGCATTTCGTAACGCATGGCGCATGCAGCGGGCCGCGCACCGGGACGCCATCTTCCAGCGAGCGCTCGCTGCATGGAAGGCGCATCTGGAGGCAGGACTCGCCGCGGTGGAGAAAGCGTACACCGAGCAGGTCGGGATGGATCGATCTGGTTTGTGTGAGCTCGCCCGGGACGGCTACCTCCTCTCCCCGCGCGTCATCGCAGCGGTCGGTAAACCGGTCGCTCCGGACGGGCTCGGAGAACTCATGACCGCGGAATTCATCGTCGGTCTCGTCGAATCGTGGTTCGACCTTCCCCCGTTCATCCGCAGGGAACGGATCATCCGCGATGCGATCTCCGCGTTCCGGCGTGGGGAGTACGCACTTTCGATCTATGGACTGCTCCCTCAGCCCGAGGGTGTCCTGTGGGACTACCTGAAAGAGGCGAACCCGGCCGAACTCACGCTGGAGGAGCTGATCGAGATCCAAGGGCGAAGCTACGTCACAGTGGAAGCATTCCTGCGTGAGATTCTCTCTCGCCTGATCGGGACGGAAGAGCTTCCGTTCTATCGATTCGTCAAGTTCGCTGCGTTCACCGACGACGGAACCCTCAACCGTCACGCAGTGGAACACGGGATATCCCTCGCGTTCGCCACCCGGGAGAACGCGATTCGGGTCATCCTCCTTCTCGATTTCGTCCACTTCGTCCTCAAAGAATTGGAACATAAATAGAGCTCACCACCGCGGTTCGTGATCCGTAACTTTCGATCAAGATTTGCGTGATGCCTCAAAACGAGAATTGTCAGAGGGGTATCCGTCGTTGCCTCAGAATTTGGGTTACCCATTGCATCTCCACAGCTTACTCAGGTTCTTCTCCATTCGATGGCGAATCTCTACTAGGTTGAGGCCCGGATAACCTTCTTGGAAACTTCGGCCGATGCGCGCTGAGAAGACGGTAGATGGTAACAGAGTTGATCTGTCTCACCAGCTTCTCAACTTCGGGACAGAGCGTTGGTTCGCCGCTTTGCTCCAACACATTCATGGCTTCGGTAACTTTTTCAATGAGGTACTGTAGTAGGCCAAGACATCGTGACCCCCCTTAGAGGCCCAGATCACCGCCACCTTGTCGAGTAGGATCACCGGGAAACAAGCGAACTCGTCCGGTAGATCTAATCCTAATTCTCGCAGCTTCTCCATCGGCGTCTTCCCCTCCATCCCCGCCCCAAAGTGTGGCCGCTCCACGTTGTAATAATACTGCCACCGCCGCGCCAACCTCAGAAACTCCTCATCGTTTTTAGCCCGCTTAAGACAGGGAATGTAGAACTCCTCGTCATCAGTGCGGTGCGACCGCTCTACCCGCCCTTGGTACCCCTTCCTCCCTTTTGGAGCCCGCCGCAGCCTCGCTCCAAACGGCCGGTAGTACTTCTCGTCCAGCTTGGCTAGGTGTTCTGGATTCTCTCCTCCAAACTCAGACCCCCAATCCTCTTGCCAGTCCACCTCGACCTCGATCCCCCATGCCCTAAGCCAACTCATCACCAACGCCACAAAACATAGCCCGTTCACCACTGAGAGCCTGTGGCTGTAAGCTAAGAATCTAAGCCTTGTCCGCCCCTCAAGGAATGTCCACTGGTAGCGGGGAAGCCTGTGTTTCCTCAGGTGGTCCCAACGCTTTGTCCCCAGCGTCCCCTTGTCCAGGATGTCCTTGGTGTCCACCTGGGCAAGGCGGAACGGCTCCTCCTCTTCCCACGCCCAGCGGGCCGGGTAGAACGTCTTGCGCTTCTTCCTCTTCCTCCTGCCTTCACCCAGGTGGCGCCTTAAGATGTGCCTGACCGTTCCCTCGGGTAGCCTCAGGGCGTGAGCGATACGTCTTCTGCCCCAGCCCCGCTCCTGGCTCAGGGAAAGGACTTCTTCCTCCACCTCCTTGGGAGTGCGGCGAGGGCTTGTGTGGGGACGGCGTGATCGATCCACAAGACCCGCCTCCCCTTCCTGCAGGTACC is a window from the Candidatus Bipolaricaulota bacterium genome containing:
- a CDS encoding pyruvate, phosphate dikinase, with amino-acid sequence MKKYVYFFSKGKSEGNASMKDILGGKGANLAEMARIGIPVPPGFTISTEVCRYYAEEHPGEYPPGLKEQVEENMRKLEAETGMRFGDPDNPLLVSVRSGAAVSMPGMMDTVLNLGLTDETVQGLARKTGNARFAYDAYRRLVQMYGDVVLGLKPESEKELDPFEQIIDALKKKRGVELDTDLTADDLKELAESFKQVIKDKLGVEFPQDPNEQLWGAIGAVFGSWNNPRAIKYREINDIHGLIGTAVNVQAMVFGNMGENSGTGVAFTRNPATGENEFYGEYLLNAQGEDVVAGIRTPQPISTLKEQMPQVYQELLEIREILEEHYRDMQDIEFTIQEGKLYLLQTRTGKRTAAAAVRIAVDMVNEGKITKEEALMRVTPAHIDQLLHPTFDPEAEKKAVLLTKGLPASPGAATGAVVFSAEAAEAAAKQGKKVILVRIETSPEDIGGMNAAQGILTARGGMTSHAAVVARGMGKCCVAGAGDLVIDYAKGEFTVNGHTVKEGDSISLNGSTGAVYLGEVPTIEPELSGNFGTILTWADEVRRLGVRTNADTPHDAAQAVKFGAEGIGLCRTEHMFFEGDRIIAVREMILADDEAGRRKALAKLLPMQRGDFEGIFRAMGARPVTIRLLDPPLHEFLPHDAEGQREVAQAMGIPVEKIKEKVEALHEFNPMLGHRGCRLGITYPEITEMQARAIIEAACTVYKEGIKVHPEIMVPLVGNVKELELQRAVIDKTAQEVLKEQGLTTDDIPYKVGTMIEVPRAAVTADEIAREAEFFSFGTNDLTQMGCGFSRDDAGKFLKEYVAKGIYEYDPFQVLDQDGVGKLVKMACELGRKTRPDIHLGICGEHGGEPRSIAFCHRVGLDYVSCSPYRVPVARLAAAQAALADK
- a CDS encoding helix-turn-helix domain-containing protein, with translation MTLRLKIVDTYKECGSLRETARRLSISRNTVRKWVRRYLQEGEAGLVDRSRRPHTSPRRTPKEVEEEVLSLSQERGWGRRRIAHALRLPEGTVRHILRRHLGEGRRKRKKRKTFYPARWAWEEEEPFRLAQVDTKDILDKGTLGTKRWDHLRKHRLPRYQWTFLEGRTRLRFLAYSHRLSVVNGLCFVALVMSWLRAWGIEVEVDWQEDWGSEFGGENPEHLAKLDEKYYRPFGARLRRAPKGRKGYQGRVERSHRTDDEEFYIPCLKRAKNDEEFLRLARRWQYYYNVERPHFGAGMEGKTPMEKLRELGLDLPDEFACFPVILLDKVAVIWASKGGHDVLAYYSTSLKKLPKP